The following are from one region of the Magallana gigas chromosome 4, xbMagGiga1.1, whole genome shotgun sequence genome:
- the LOC136274795 gene encoding uncharacterized protein has translation MTDMAVQTDLTFNDLKDCTDQDLQGGSLSRTIFVKNVTKDDTSCKFYTGVTLATLMLIFDVIRSKAERMRYWQGSARDLPDAPNGNKRGPARVLSSFEEFLLTLVRIRRGLDVEVLADIFAISCSSISRIFITWINLLQLELKFLIQWPTRDQIRLKLPKVFKSFPRTRAVIDCTEFFIQRPSLPSSQRVTWSSYKHHNTVKLLVSISPSGSFTFISKLWSGSASDKKIVEESGFLNNLEYGDDIMADRGFMVSGALALKGCTLNIPPFTCGKQLSSRATTKTRRIARARIHVERAIGDLKSFKILQGIIPLKIKPYLDHILCICTALCNLNNRRVK, from the exons ATGACAGACATGGCAGTGCAGACAGATTTGACATTTAATGATCTTAAGGACTGCACTGACCAAGATCTTCAAGGAGGAAGTCTGAGCCGTACCATCTTTGTGAAGAATGTTACCAAGGATGACACATCCTGTAAATTCTATACAG GTGTGACATTGGCCACTCTGATGTTGATCTTTGATGTAATCCGAAGCAAGGCAGAGAGAATGAGATACTGGCAGGGAAGTGCAAGAGACCTACCTGATGCCCCAAATGGAAAT AAAAGAGGACCTGCACGTGTACTATCCTCCTTTGAAGAATTTCTGCTAACCCTTGTAAGAATCAGAAGAGGCCTTGATGTTGAGGTATTGGCCGACATCTTCGCCATATCTTGCTCGAGTATAAGCCGCATATTTATAACCTGGATTAATTTGTTACAACTAGAACTCAAGTTTTTAATCCAATGGCCGACCAGAGATCAAATTCGTCTGAAATTACCTAAAGTGTTCAAGTCCTTTCCGAGAACTAGAGCTGTGATTGACTGCACTGAGTTTTTTATTCAACGACCAAGCCTACCATCTAGCCAGCGTGTGACATGGAGTTCATACAAACACCATAACACTGTTAAACTATTGGTTTCTATTTCCCCATCAGGctcatttacatttatttcaaaactttgGTCTGGTTCTGCATCAGATAAAAAGATAGTTGAAGAATCTGGGTTTCTAAATAACTTAGAGTATGGTGATGATATAATGGCTGATAGGGGTTTTATGGTAAGTGGTGCTCTCGCTCTTAAAGGTTGCACTTTAAATATACCACCCTTTACATGTGGAAAACAGCTGAGCAGCAGAGCAACAACTAAGACTAGGAGAATAGCAAGAGCCAGAATACATGTGGAAAGAGCTATAGGGGACTTGAAAAGTTTTAAGATTCTTCAAGGTATTATcccattaaaaattaaaccatATTTAGATCATATTTTATGCATATGTACTGCTCTTTGCAATCTAAACAACAGAAGAGTAAAGTAG